From Nitrospirota bacterium, one genomic window encodes:
- a CDS encoding TonB-dependent receptor plug domain-containing protein — translation MNILSLFLHLTALLFVVSIALAHDPDAETVDVPEVTVIGDRPVAASSQQFIPDKEFLLQPQGRPAQVLRLIPGFIAVEHSGGAGKADQYFLRGFDADHGTDVAFFSDGMPINLRTHAHGQGYTDLNFIIPETIEGLDVNKGAYLPEYGDFATAGAVNFRTRQVVQEGVVQAAGGQFDTQRYMLMFSPTKDRVRTLFAAEGYYTNGPFQNDNRYFRGNLLGKMTTNLTGRDELSLTGTFHQAQWNASGEIPLRAVQDGSLDRFGAVDPSEGGKTLRSTAKLNYHYDTTSNGQFFANAYGQYYRLDLFTNFTFFANDPVNGDGIQQSDRRVMYGGDIGYKQRGDVWGLPSIGTIGFQTRVDNIHARLGTQTARTPTGATTDSDILEASYAPFVKAEVQPTSWVRLAGGLRAETFTFDVRNRCAICAEQPAGRTSSGIVLPKVNLILGPWASTEFFANYGEGYHSNDARSAVAPGSSPLARAKSYEVGVRSKPWGAGGVELTATIWRLDLKSELVFVGDEGTTDIRGASRREGVEFAARGQVWGPLYFNGSVTYTKAEFRNGDAIPLAPEVTAYGALLLRWPEGLTSQLQATYLGVRPLTEDRSIKAPSWIDFDLSERYQLPIKMSHGRMEAFFFIQNLFNTKWEQATFAFASQLRNESAPVNGIHFVPGNPRTVMGGVAWYF, via the coding sequence GTGAATATCCTCAGTCTCTTCCTCCATCTCACCGCGCTGCTATTCGTTGTCTCCATTGCTCTCGCCCATGACCCCGACGCTGAGACAGTCGACGTTCCGGAAGTCACCGTCATCGGTGATAGGCCGGTCGCAGCCTCCTCCCAGCAGTTCATTCCCGACAAAGAATTTCTCTTACAACCGCAGGGCCGTCCGGCCCAGGTGTTGCGGTTGATTCCCGGCTTCATCGCGGTGGAACATTCCGGTGGGGCGGGAAAGGCCGATCAATATTTTCTGCGTGGCTTCGATGCGGATCACGGAACCGATGTGGCCTTTTTCTCCGATGGCATGCCGATCAACTTGCGCACCCACGCGCACGGGCAAGGCTATACCGATCTGAATTTCATTATTCCCGAGACGATCGAGGGACTCGACGTGAACAAGGGGGCCTACCTCCCGGAATATGGCGACTTTGCCACGGCAGGAGCGGTGAACTTCAGGACGCGGCAGGTGGTGCAAGAGGGCGTCGTCCAGGCAGCCGGGGGGCAGTTCGATACGCAGCGGTACATGCTCATGTTCTCTCCCACCAAGGATCGGGTGCGTACTCTGTTCGCCGCCGAAGGCTATTACACGAACGGCCCGTTTCAAAACGATAACCGCTATTTCCGGGGCAACCTCTTGGGGAAAATGACCACCAATCTGACCGGGCGGGACGAACTGAGCCTGACCGGGACCTTTCATCAGGCACAGTGGAACGCCTCGGGCGAGATCCCCTTGCGAGCGGTACAGGATGGCTCGCTCGACCGGTTCGGCGCCGTCGATCCTTCGGAGGGGGGCAAGACGCTTCGCAGCACCGCCAAGTTGAACTACCATTACGACACGACGTCGAACGGGCAGTTCTTCGCCAATGCCTATGGCCAATACTATCGACTGGATCTCTTCACGAATTTCACGTTCTTCGCCAACGATCCCGTCAACGGGGACGGCATTCAACAATCCGATCGGCGGGTGATGTACGGCGGCGACATCGGATACAAACAGCGCGGTGACGTATGGGGCCTGCCGAGCATTGGGACCATTGGATTTCAAACCAGGGTCGATAACATCCACGCAAGACTCGGGACTCAGACGGCAAGAACCCCGACCGGAGCGACCACTGACAGCGATATCCTGGAGGCGTCCTATGCCCCGTTCGTGAAAGCAGAGGTCCAGCCGACGTCGTGGGTGAGGCTGGCGGGCGGACTCCGCGCTGAAACGTTTACCTTCGATGTGAGGAATCGCTGCGCGATCTGTGCAGAACAGCCTGCCGGCAGGACGAGTTCCGGCATCGTCCTCCCGAAAGTGAACCTCATCCTGGGCCCCTGGGCCAGCACGGAATTCTTTGCCAACTATGGCGAGGGTTATCACAGCAACGATGCACGATCGGCAGTCGCACCGGGGTCTTCACCCCTTGCGAGAGCCAAGAGCTACGAAGTCGGTGTCCGGTCGAAACCCTGGGGAGCTGGGGGCGTCGAATTGACCGCAACCATCTGGCGATTAGATCTCAAGTCTGAATTGGTGTTTGTCGGAGACGAAGGGACGACAGATATTCGCGGCGCGAGCAGACGCGAAGGCGTGGAATTCGCCGCGCGGGGGCAAGTCTGGGGTCCGCTGTATTTCAACGGCAGCGTGACCTATACGAAGGCGGAGTTTCGCAACGGGGATGCCATTCCATTGGCACCGGAGGTCACGGCCTATGGAGCTCTGTTGCTGCGTTGGCCCGAAGGCCTGACCTCGCAATTGCAAGCGACCTATCTCGGCGTGCGGCCGCTCACAGAGGACCGGAGCATCAAGGCTCCTTCCTGGATTGACTTCGACCTCTCGGAGCGTTATCAACTGCCGATCAAGATGTCCCATGGCCGCATGGAGGCATTTTTCTTTATTCAGAACCTCTTCAATACCAAGTGGGAGCAGGCCACCTTCGCCTTTGCTTCTCAGCTGCGGAACGAATCGGCACCGGTTAATGGGATTCACTTTGTGCCGGGGAATCCGCGGACAGTTATGGGCGGCGTGGCCTGGTACTTCTAG
- a CDS encoding DNA-3-methyladenine glycosylase — translation MKTKSRILPRFYFNRPTVTVARSLIGKYLVRVIEGRILAGKIVEVEAYVGPEDKACHASKGRTQRTDVLFGPAGVAYVYLIYGMYHCLNVVTEREEFPSAVLIRAIEIDGELIDGPGRLCRALEIDRGLNRADLTEGESLWFEDRGVVLKRGELGAYTRIGVDYAGAWAKKLWRFRLRSVTAFERAGRIKKQGGAGFIQRPPVVSD, via the coding sequence ATGAAGACAAAGAGCAGAATTCTTCCACGTTTTTATTTCAACCGCCCGACGGTTACGGTTGCGCGCTCGCTCATCGGCAAGTATCTCGTGCGGGTGATCGAGGGACGTATCCTTGCCGGGAAGATCGTCGAAGTGGAGGCCTATGTGGGGCCGGAGGACAAGGCCTGCCATGCGTCGAAAGGGAGAACGCAGCGAACGGATGTCCTGTTTGGTCCGGCAGGGGTCGCGTATGTGTACCTTATTTACGGAATGTACCATTGTCTGAATGTGGTAACGGAACGGGAGGAGTTTCCCTCAGCGGTCTTGATCAGGGCGATTGAGATCGACGGAGAATTGATCGATGGGCCAGGGCGGCTCTGCCGTGCGCTAGAGATCGATCGCGGCCTCAACCGCGCAGACCTTACGGAAGGCGAATCACTCTGGTTCGAGGATCGCGGGGTAGTGCTGAAACGAGGGGAGTTGGGGGCTTACACACGCATCGGTGTCGACTATGCGGGAGCATGGGCCAAGAAATTGTGGCGATTCAGGTTGCGCTCGGTCACAGCCTTCGAGAGGGCAGGCCGCATAAAAAAACAGGGGGGCGCCGGATTCATCCAACGCCCTCCTGTTGTATCTGATTGA
- a CDS encoding type II toxin-antitoxin system RelE/ParE family toxin, translating to MIQSFRHKGLRKFFESGSAAGIQPHHSNRLRMLLAALDTALSIEDMSVPGFRLHPLKGSERGRWTVWVNGSWRLTFKFKDGHAYVLDYEDYH from the coding sequence GTGATCCAATCATTCCGGCACAAGGGGCTAAGGAAGTTCTTTGAGTCGGGGAGCGCGGCGGGTATTCAACCGCACCACTCCAATCGCCTGCGCATGCTTTTGGCAGCTCTGGATACGGCTTTGTCCATTGAGGACATGAGCGTTCCAGGATTCAGACTACATCCCTTGAAGGGATCGGAGCGTGGTCGATGGACTGTGTGGGTAAATGGAAGCTGGCGTTTAACGTTCAAGTTCAAAGACGGACACGCCTACGTCTTGGATTATGAGGACTATCACTAA
- a CDS encoding HigA family addiction module antitoxin, whose amino-acid sequence MAMHNPPHPGEFITQVYLGPNNLSGRELAGKLGVAASTLNRILTGISRISPDMALRLSKALGRSPESWLAMQSNYDLWQAKQHVKLGKVGKVRLTAA is encoded by the coding sequence ATGGCTATGCACAATCCTCCCCATCCTGGCGAGTTCATTACCCAGGTCTATCTGGGGCCCAACAATCTTAGCGGCCGCGAACTGGCCGGGAAGCTCGGTGTGGCTGCTTCAACACTGAATCGTATTCTTACGGGTATTAGCCGTATCAGTCCTGACATGGCGCTACGCCTTTCCAAGGCTCTTGGCCGTTCTCCGGAGAGTTGGCTTGCCATGCAGTCCAACTACGATCTCTGGCAAGCCAAGCAGCATGTGAAACTTGGCAAGGTTGGGAAAGTTCGGCTAACAGCGGCCTAA
- a CDS encoding ATP-binding protein: MTPTAPHSKPIPETHLQRTLTSVLNDLPVDAALAAVFHRDQGPLVGHAARGFTPRDTQAILRTLSAPAIAAASPSTDQEDGRTIRLRLITPGAKSMLAVALRHKNRTYGFLVIGRKESATFAKKEKALMEQASDEVTKALDREGLFDMNVVLSRPYVAHEPVPPQPSPVEMFAAPVSQLTPELQDKIIAVLTEANQYVAYDRIWACHYDPLAGNVEVLGMAGDLKSEQKDSKKDLKPGHRLTLDSSASGWAVRHRKPRVDHDLASTQGRFLDHKYLFKDRLLSSLVVPFFVRGQVGGTITLASKEAGRYQQTDARTLEPSIVKIADILQAPAPAPVSVAPAAGAEGTPGVAAAPGPSEPIIRKQERQAAIGEFSMFLATEVREPLASIRAQLEEVTGEGILDFDPQTRVENAMRDLIRVEAILNEILDFAKPLELNRRLLRIPEVIESALTVVATDLEVTRIQVTKDYATMIAPVRGDESKLQQVFLSIFKNAGEAMSPGGHLHIQVTQHRAGRGVEDQILIKNDGAPIPAEIVDKVFEPFFTTKRAGTGLGLATVKKIVEEHGGSIAIGSAPGEGTTVTIRLPGLSRGPSYRGRGRRPPARRPA; this comes from the coding sequence ATGACACCCACAGCTCCACACAGCAAACCAATTCCTGAGACGCATCTCCAGCGGACCTTGACGTCCGTGCTCAACGACCTGCCGGTCGACGCCGCGCTCGCCGCCGTGTTCCACCGGGACCAAGGCCCGCTGGTCGGCCATGCCGCGCGAGGCTTTACCCCTCGCGATACGCAAGCGATCCTCCGGACGCTCTCGGCTCCCGCGATTGCCGCTGCCTCTCCCTCAACCGACCAGGAAGACGGGCGCACGATTCGCCTCCGCTTGATCACTCCGGGCGCGAAATCGATGCTCGCCGTGGCCCTGCGGCATAAAAATCGGACGTACGGCTTTCTGGTTATCGGACGGAAAGAGAGCGCCACGTTCGCGAAAAAAGAAAAAGCCTTGATGGAGCAGGCCAGCGACGAGGTCACAAAAGCGCTGGATCGCGAAGGCCTGTTCGATATGAATGTCGTGCTCAGTAGGCCCTATGTCGCGCATGAGCCGGTCCCTCCGCAACCGTCTCCCGTAGAAATGTTTGCGGCGCCGGTCTCGCAGCTGACACCGGAACTCCAAGACAAAATTATTGCCGTCTTGACGGAGGCGAACCAATACGTCGCCTACGATCGCATCTGGGCCTGCCACTACGATCCCCTGGCTGGCAATGTCGAAGTTCTGGGCATGGCCGGCGACCTGAAGAGCGAACAGAAGGACAGCAAGAAAGATCTGAAACCGGGCCACCGCCTCACGCTCGACAGCTCAGCCTCCGGGTGGGCGGTTCGCCATCGGAAGCCACGCGTGGATCACGATCTCGCCTCCACACAGGGGCGCTTTCTCGATCACAAATATCTGTTCAAGGACCGGCTGCTCTCCTCACTCGTCGTCCCGTTCTTCGTCCGGGGACAAGTGGGCGGAACCATTACGCTGGCCTCGAAAGAAGCCGGGCGCTACCAGCAGACAGATGCCCGTACTCTTGAGCCCTCTATCGTCAAAATCGCGGATATTCTCCAGGCTCCGGCCCCGGCGCCAGTCAGCGTGGCCCCAGCCGCGGGCGCTGAAGGCACACCGGGAGTGGCCGCTGCCCCCGGTCCCTCGGAACCCATCATCAGAAAGCAAGAGCGGCAGGCCGCCATCGGCGAATTCAGCATGTTCCTGGCCACAGAAGTGCGTGAGCCGCTCGCATCGATCCGTGCCCAATTGGAAGAAGTCACGGGTGAAGGCATCCTCGACTTCGACCCCCAGACGCGCGTCGAGAATGCGATGCGCGATTTGATCCGCGTCGAAGCCATTCTGAACGAGATTTTAGACTTTGCGAAACCGCTCGAGCTGAATCGACGACTCCTCCGCATCCCCGAAGTCATCGAGAGCGCGCTCACCGTGGTCGCAACCGACCTCGAAGTCACCAGAATTCAAGTCACCAAGGACTATGCAACGATGATCGCGCCGGTCCGTGGCGACGAATCCAAACTCCAGCAAGTCTTTCTCAGCATTTTCAAGAATGCCGGTGAGGCGATGAGTCCAGGCGGCCATCTCCATATTCAAGTCACCCAGCATCGCGCAGGACGTGGCGTGGAAGATCAGATCCTCATCAAGAACGACGGGGCTCCGATTCCCGCAGAAATTGTCGACAAAGTCTTTGAACCGTTCTTCACGACCAAACGAGCCGGCACCGGCCTCGGTCTCGCCACGGTCAAGAAGATCGTCGAAGAGCATGGCGGCTCGATTGCTATCGGCAGCGCACCAGGCGAAGGCACCACCGTCACCATCCGCCTCCCAGGTCTCAGCCGTGGACCGTCCTATCGAGGACGTGGACGCCGGCCTCCCGCACGCCGCCCAGCCTAA
- a CDS encoding phage holin family protein has protein sequence MQQLHVTRELNNYYLNGGIRAAAGRILITGIAVFLAVMIVPGLEMDSLPAGIAAMLVLTFLNVLVRPILFVLTLPLIVLSLGLFLIVVNALLLEFTAYLVKGFTVAGFWPAVGGAVVISLVTTILNASTSGPRLPEPQQTFQQRPPKIINPEE, from the coding sequence ATGCAACAGCTTCACGTGACACGGGAGCTCAATAACTACTACTTGAACGGCGGGATTCGCGCCGCGGCAGGTCGCATCCTGATCACCGGCATCGCGGTATTCCTGGCCGTGATGATCGTGCCGGGCCTTGAGATGGACTCGCTCCCTGCCGGAATCGCCGCGATGCTCGTGCTCACGTTTCTGAACGTCTTGGTCCGGCCCATCCTCTTTGTGCTGACCCTGCCCTTGATCGTCCTCTCGCTGGGGCTCTTTCTCATCGTGGTCAACGCGCTCCTCCTCGAATTCACCGCCTATCTGGTAAAAGGATTTACCGTTGCGGGATTTTGGCCGGCTGTCGGCGGCGCAGTGGTGATCAGTCTGGTCACCACGATCCTGAATGCCTCGACCTCCGGCCCCCGTCTGCCTGAGCCGCAGCAGACATTCCAGCAACGTCCGCCGAAGATCATTAATCCAGAAGAATAA
- a CDS encoding DUF5666 domain-containing protein produces the protein MMYRSILVCLFSFMATTAFAHGTGQHVLGTVTAIDATHVEVKTPKGKTVDVQVNKQTRFKEKGNLKGTNLPAVGDRVVIEATKDEKVLRATEIHFSSATRVPAPVQQIQVQ, from the coding sequence ATGATGTACCGTAGTATTCTTGTGTGTCTGTTCAGCTTCATGGCCACCACGGCCTTCGCCCACGGCACCGGCCAACATGTCCTCGGCACCGTCACGGCCATCGACGCGACCCATGTCGAGGTCAAAACCCCCAAAGGGAAAACCGTGGACGTTCAGGTGAATAAACAGACCCGGTTCAAGGAAAAGGGCAATCTGAAGGGCACGAACTTGCCGGCCGTCGGCGATCGTGTCGTAATCGAGGCCACAAAGGACGAAAAAGTCTTGCGGGCTACCGAAATCCATTTCTCCTCAGCCACGCGGGTACCGGCCCCCGTACAGCAAATTCAGGTACAGTAA
- a CDS encoding c-type cytochrome: MKTKLIILVIVVGLAVVSTFGWLGYQLFTTGFSAKTEPHAIEVFLARQIRHLAIPIEQRNSPNPVPFSPDLLKEGLAHFADHCAGCHANDGSGQTPIGKNVYPKAPDLRLADTQSMSDGELFWVIHNGIRFTAMPAWGEGDPSKDMDSWKLVHFIRHLPQLTPEELDRMKGLNPKTKQELEEEAAFDQFLQGDDRAAQQPESGHHH; this comes from the coding sequence ATGAAAACGAAGCTGATCATCCTTGTCATCGTCGTAGGCCTCGCGGTTGTCAGCACCTTCGGCTGGCTGGGCTATCAATTGTTCACGACCGGCTTCAGCGCCAAGACGGAACCCCATGCGATCGAGGTGTTTCTGGCCCGCCAGATTCGCCACCTGGCCATCCCCATCGAGCAACGGAACAGCCCCAACCCGGTCCCGTTCAGCCCCGACCTCTTGAAGGAAGGGTTGGCCCACTTCGCCGACCATTGCGCGGGCTGCCATGCCAACGACGGGAGCGGCCAGACACCCATCGGCAAGAATGTGTACCCCAAAGCGCCGGACCTCCGATTGGCCGACACGCAATCGATGTCGGACGGCGAACTCTTCTGGGTCATCCACAACGGCATTCGTTTTACCGCGATGCCGGCCTGGGGAGAAGGCGACCCGAGTAAAGATATGGACAGTTGGAAACTGGTTCACTTCATCCGCCATCTCCCGCAACTGACCCCGGAAGAACTCGATCGGATGAAGGGGCTGAATCCCAAGACGAAACAAGAGCTAGAGGAAGAAGCCGCCTTCGACCAATTCCTCCAGGGAGACGACCGTGCAGCACAACAACCGGAAAGTGGGCATCACCACTGA
- a CDS encoding carotenoid biosynthesis protein: protein MDLLTLFLKTILFRPYVFVFLTAFLFAAIQLIGWPRTWRFWLISWATAFVCEYSSTRNGIPFGWYHYNGSTLGQELYFSNIPFMDSISFSFLLYAAYCVALCLLLPIEQSSPAAHPLLKSLRFDTAARTGWSVLILTACLFAFIDMVIDPVALRGDRWFLGKIYYYPDPGWHFGVPAANYVGWAVVGLISLAIYFPLERRLPALAPSQGGTPQLLLGVGLYYGVLVFNLGVTFWIGEPFMGMSGLLMHLPILILLMRRLARSRSASPTA, encoded by the coding sequence ATGGACCTCCTGACTCTGTTCCTCAAGACCATCCTCTTCCGTCCCTACGTCTTCGTCTTTCTGACGGCCTTTCTCTTCGCTGCGATCCAGCTGATCGGCTGGCCCAGGACCTGGCGGTTCTGGCTGATTAGCTGGGCTACGGCCTTCGTCTGCGAATACTCCTCCACCCGCAACGGCATTCCCTTCGGCTGGTACCACTACAATGGCTCGACGCTGGGGCAGGAGCTCTACTTCTCCAACATTCCCTTCATGGACTCGATCTCGTTCAGCTTTCTCCTCTACGCCGCCTACTGCGTCGCACTCTGTCTCCTTCTCCCCATCGAGCAATCCTCACCCGCCGCTCACCCCCTCCTGAAGTCGCTGCGTTTCGACACCGCAGCCAGGACCGGGTGGTCCGTGCTGATCCTGACCGCCTGCCTGTTTGCCTTCATCGACATGGTGATCGATCCGGTGGCGCTCCGTGGCGATCGCTGGTTCCTCGGCAAGATTTATTACTATCCCGATCCCGGCTGGCATTTCGGCGTACCGGCCGCCAACTATGTCGGGTGGGCCGTCGTCGGACTCATCTCCCTCGCCATCTATTTTCCGCTTGAGCGCCGACTTCCCGCGCTCGCGCCGTCACAGGGGGGCACGCCTCAGCTTCTGCTGGGCGTCGGCCTATACTATGGGGTCTTGGTCTTTAACCTCGGCGTGACCTTCTGGATCGGCGAACCGTTCATGGGGATGAGTGGACTGCTGATGCATCTGCCAATCCTCATTCTACTGATGCGTCGCCTCGCACGATCGCGGAGCGCCTCCCCGACAGCATGA
- a CDS encoding NAD-dependent epimerase/dehydratase family protein — translation MKALVTGATGFVGGAVVRALVQREIDVRILARAESDLQNLQGLTVERVEGDLRDQASLRKALTGCQQLYHVAAHYALWAKDPSIFYDVNVTGTKNLLEAARDVGTERIVYCSTIGAIGLPPGGGLGTEDTPVSLEQMAGHYKRSKYLAEQEVLTLAKAGLPVIIVNPSAPVGAGDVKPTPTGQVIVDFMKGRMPAYIETGMNIVDVDDVAVGHLLAMEKGRIGERYILGNKNLMLREVFEILSRLTGVKAPTIKLPRLAILPLAYLNQWLSNITGRQPRIPLEGVKMAKYKMHYDCSKAIRELGIPQTPPEVALEKAVRWFRDHKYA, via the coding sequence ATGAAGGCTCTCGTCACAGGCGCGACCGGCTTTGTCGGAGGCGCAGTCGTACGCGCGCTGGTCCAACGCGAGATCGACGTCCGCATCCTGGCACGCGCCGAATCCGACCTCCAGAATCTTCAGGGATTGACGGTCGAGCGGGTCGAGGGCGATCTGCGCGATCAGGCCTCGTTGCGAAAGGCCCTCACCGGTTGCCAGCAGCTCTACCATGTGGCGGCGCACTATGCGCTCTGGGCCAAAGATCCCTCGATTTTTTACGACGTGAACGTCACCGGCACGAAAAATCTGTTGGAAGCGGCCCGCGACGTCGGCACCGAACGGATCGTCTACTGCAGCACCATCGGTGCCATTGGCCTTCCGCCCGGCGGAGGGCTCGGCACGGAAGACACGCCCGTCTCGCTCGAACAGATGGCCGGCCACTACAAACGGTCGAAGTACCTGGCCGAACAAGAGGTCTTGACGCTCGCGAAGGCGGGCCTGCCGGTCATTATCGTCAACCCTAGTGCCCCGGTTGGCGCAGGCGACGTAAAACCGACTCCCACGGGGCAGGTGATTGTCGATTTCATGAAGGGCCGCATGCCTGCCTATATCGAGACCGGGATGAACATCGTGGATGTCGATGACGTGGCAGTCGGCCATCTGCTGGCGATGGAAAAGGGTCGGATCGGTGAGCGCTACATCCTTGGCAACAAGAACTTGATGCTGCGTGAAGTCTTCGAGATCTTGAGCCGCCTGACCGGTGTGAAAGCGCCCACGATCAAGCTCCCTCGGCTGGCGATCCTGCCGCTGGCCTACCTAAACCAATGGCTGTCGAACATCACGGGCCGGCAACCGCGTATTCCACTCGAAGGGGTGAAGATGGCCAAGTACAAGATGCACTACGATTGCAGCAAGGCGATCCGGGAACTCGGCATCCCACAAACACCGCCGGAAGTGGCATTAGAGAAGGCAGTACGGTGGTTCCGAGATCACAAGTATGCGTAA
- a CDS encoding polyprenyl synthetase family protein translates to MNIKDYLEQKRIDVDRFLDQVSPPATTPPTTLHESMRYSLMAGGKRIRPILTIAAAEALGTTPPGLMAVACSLEFIHTYSLIHDDLPAMDNDDFRRGKPTNHKVYGDAMAILAGDALLTMAFDLCSRPDLMKGCDPVRQVRLIQELAYGSGNLGMVGGQVFDIQAENKDIDLATLQNIHKHKTGMLMRAAVRMGAIAAGATEPQLANLTGYAEDIGLAFQIADDVLNVTGTREELGKNPNTDAERGKKTYPTFYGVDGAKKLAETCVDRAIERLSSFGPTADPLREIARYITNRRN, encoded by the coding sequence ATGAACATTAAGGACTATCTCGAACAGAAGCGGATCGACGTCGATCGATTTCTCGATCAGGTGAGCCCCCCGGCCACGACGCCACCCACCACATTGCACGAAAGCATGCGGTACAGCCTCATGGCAGGCGGCAAACGGATCCGCCCGATCCTGACGATTGCAGCGGCTGAAGCACTCGGCACTACCCCGCCCGGCTTGATGGCCGTGGCCTGCTCGCTGGAATTCATCCACACCTATTCGCTGATCCACGACGATCTGCCCGCGATGGACAACGATGACTTCCGTCGTGGAAAGCCGACGAATCACAAGGTCTATGGCGATGCAATGGCGATCCTGGCAGGCGATGCGTTGCTCACGATGGCTTTCGATCTCTGCAGCCGACCAGACCTCATGAAGGGCTGCGATCCCGTGCGGCAAGTCCGTTTGATTCAGGAGCTGGCCTACGGCTCAGGCAATCTCGGCATGGTCGGCGGCCAGGTCTTCGACATCCAGGCTGAGAACAAAGACATCGACCTCGCGACGTTGCAAAACATTCACAAGCACAAAACCGGGATGTTGATGCGTGCCGCCGTGCGCATGGGCGCCATTGCCGCAGGCGCGACGGAACCCCAACTGGCCAATCTGACCGGCTATGCGGAAGACATCGGCCTCGCGTTTCAGATTGCCGACGACGTACTCAATGTGACCGGCACACGCGAGGAACTCGGCAAGAACCCGAATACCGACGCCGAACGAGGCAAGAAAACCTATCCGACGTTCTACGGCGTGGACGGTGCCAAGAAGCTGGCCGAAACGTGCGTCGACCGGGCGATCGAGCGGCTGTCGTCGTTCGGCCCGACCGCCGACCCACTCCGCGAGATCGCGCGGTATATCACCAACCGGCGGAACTAA
- a CDS encoding DUF2914 domain-containing protein: MSALHGLKGVLTKPFMPPVFFFSGVAYDTLTLTRIDRLQDNLLLLIYLLLLGLLIVLTGRLGIEPAPDQEQLATLSPFARWVLRVRPYYPMAVQFLLGGLFSAYAIFYSRSATLTSSAIFFALLVLLLVANEFLRDRLSSLRLLVSLYALVCFAFFTFFLPVMTGLMNATIFLIGAGLSAVVTFRVVHLIYRNNPDRSKREAVGVTAPAFALIGLLVGCYFLNWIPPVPLSMKFGGIYHEVKKSGDRFELSFERKWHQVWKQSDTTFPANEPIYCFTAVFAPVALDTTVYHHWYFRPNSNKPFTHADKIPIKISGGREGGYRAYTFKQRLDPGDWRVDVETEDGRIVGRVSVKVVEQGDAQPALRTVLY; this comes from the coding sequence ATGTCTGCCTTACACGGTCTCAAGGGAGTCCTCACCAAGCCCTTCATGCCTCCGGTGTTCTTCTTTTCCGGGGTGGCCTACGACACATTGACGCTTACCCGCATCGATCGCTTGCAAGACAATCTGTTATTGCTGATCTATCTGCTCTTGTTGGGCCTGCTCATCGTGCTGACCGGGCGGTTGGGGATCGAGCCGGCGCCGGACCAGGAACAGTTGGCGACGTTGTCACCCTTCGCGCGCTGGGTGCTGCGCGTGAGACCCTACTATCCGATGGCGGTGCAGTTTCTCCTGGGCGGGCTGTTCAGCGCCTATGCCATCTTCTATTCCCGTAGCGCGACATTGACGAGCAGTGCGATATTCTTCGCCCTGTTGGTGCTGCTTCTGGTCGCGAACGAATTTTTGCGCGATCGACTCTCCAGCCTGCGCCTCCTCGTGAGTCTCTACGCCCTGGTCTGTTTCGCATTTTTCACGTTCTTTCTCCCGGTCATGACCGGGCTCATGAATGCGACGATCTTCCTGATCGGAGCCGGCCTGAGCGCGGTCGTGACATTTCGTGTGGTGCATTTGATTTATCGGAATAATCCGGACCGCTCAAAGCGCGAGGCCGTCGGGGTCACGGCGCCGGCCTTTGCGTTGATCGGATTGCTGGTCGGGTGTTACTTCCTCAATTGGATTCCTCCCGTGCCGCTCTCGATGAAGTTCGGCGGGATCTATCATGAGGTGAAAAAGAGCGGCGATCGGTTCGAACTGTCGTTCGAACGAAAGTGGCATCAGGTCTGGAAACAGTCGGATACCACCTTTCCGGCCAACGAACCGATCTACTGCTTTACCGCTGTCTTTGCCCCGGTGGCCCTGGATACGACCGTCTACCACCATTGGTATTTCCGGCCGAACAGCAACAAACCCTTTACCCATGCCGACAAGATTCCCATCAAGATTTCCGGCGGGCGGGAAGGTGGCTATCGGGCCTATACGTTCAAGCAACGGCTCGACCCGGGCGATTGGCGAGTGGATGTGGAGACGGAAGATGGACGTATCGTTGGGCGGGTATCCGTCAAGGTTGTCGAACAGGGCGATGCGCAGCCAGCCCTGAGGACGGTCTTGTATTAA
- a CDS encoding FKBP-type peptidyl-prolyl cis-trans isomerase codes for MTFVDHTLMLGRRQAIAGVEHALIGMKVGGYRKVRVSPHLAYQDKGIPDLIPPGAVLMCEIWLRNIENLSSGEPLPGVV; via the coding sequence GTGACATTCGTCGATCACACTCTTATGCTCGGACGTCGCCAGGCGATTGCCGGAGTCGAGCATGCGCTCATCGGCATGAAAGTCGGGGGCTATCGGAAAGTCCGCGTGAGTCCGCACCTGGCCTATCAGGATAAGGGCATTCCGGACCTCATCCCTCCCGGTGCGGTTTTGATGTGTGAGATCTGGTTGCGCAACATTGAGAACCTGTCCTCGGGTGAACCATTACCAGGAGTCGTATGA